The genomic segment TTATAACTTTTTCGATGAATCTTACATATGCCTAGTTTCTGAAGCGCCTTCTGATGTCATGGTGTTCCATACCCTTTATGTTGGGCAAATCCGTATCATGAGAATGCAAGATCATACTCCCGCATCATCCTATCTCGTGTTACTTTTGCGATAATAGATGCCGCCATAATCTGTTTAATTTTTGAGTCTCCACGAATAACGTATTCCGGTTTTGGAAGATCGGGAATATCAAACTGATAATTATCTCGCCCATCTATCATTAAACGAATTCCGTCATTTTGTATTTTGTATTCTGTCTTTTGTATTTCCTGCAATGCATGAAGCATTGCCAGCCGATTCGCCTCACGAATTCACACTGTATCAATAATCTCATTTAAAATAATTCAGACTGCGAAGAAAAGTTTTTTCTTTTTCGCAAGTTCTAGAATGGTATCATACGTCTGTTCTCGTTCGGATGGCGACATCTGCTTTGAATCCTGGAGAATACCACGTATTGGACACCTTCATGACCAAAAAACACAAGCCGCCACTACGGGTCATGCCCATGCTCATCGTCATGCTTCATCGACTCATATATATCCTTGTTTCATACAAACAGTATGCAAAAAGAGCTTCCTTTTGCAATAAGAGTTGATTTTTTACAAAGATTTCAGACAATGTATCTATGCATCGAGAAAAAACTTTTTTTGAAAATTTCCACACCTATGTAGATCACTATAGGGGGTATGAAGATCGTAGTATAGATGATTTGTTTTCTGAAATACAAGAAGGGACAGCATATCTTACAAAAAGTGATAAAATCTTGATTCTGCAGGCCTATGAATTCTGAAAAAAAGCACATAAAGGACAGGCGAGAAAAACGGGAAAACCGTTTTTTACACATCCGCTCACCATCGTGTGTATGATGCTCCCCTACAAACCCGATGCCGAATTGATAGCCGCTACACTGCTGCATGACACCATCGAAGATACCACAACGGACATGGAAGATATAGAAAAAATATCTCCTGTTGTAGCGATATTGGTGGACTGAGCCACGAAAATAGGTTGCGGATGAAATGAAGAAGAAGATATCTATTTTACCCCAGAACAAATCAAATTTGAAACGATTCGAAAAATTCTCTCCGCATCACAAAGAGACATACGTATTCTCTTTCTCAAGATATTCGATCGTTTCCATAATATGATTACCATTTCTGGGAAAAATCCCGGAGGCCAAAAACGCATCGCTGAAGAAACAAAAAATATCTATGTTCCCCTCGCAAAAAGATGTTGACTACGTTCGGTATACCACTTTCTACAAGCTCTCTGTATGGAACTCCTTGAGCCAGAGAAATGGATTACCCTAGAAACTTTTCTCCTCTCAAGAGAAGAGGGTATGCGTTCGGAATCAGAGGAATTACAGGAATATTTAGAGCAACAAGTATGGTCAAAAAAAATCATAACCCATTCTACGGAATTTCTCTCACCTTTTTCCATCAGTGATGGAGAATATTTTCAAAATAATGGCTGGTGCGCAACTGACCTCGTTGTAGCGGAACCAGGAGATTGCTATGCTATACTCTATGATATAGGACATCGAGAAGATCCAAACTGTATACAGTCTGGGAAAATAGCGAATTTTATTAATAATCCCCGTTTTTCAGGATATTCCGGGTTGCATTTTGAGGTTATTTTTCGTGGATCTCGTAGGATGAAAATCAGAATAATCCCAAAAAAAACACAAGACTCTATTATCGCTGGAAGAACTTTTGTAGAACTTGCGAACATCTATTCTCCAGTATTATTTCGAGATTTCGACCTTATTAATGAAGCAACCACATCAAATTCCGAAGCATTTATGGAAAGTGTGACAACACATATTTTTGCAAAAAAAATACCACTTCATAGCATGGTAAAACCAGTTTTTTATATGCCCCCTGGTCTCACAATGCTTGATGCAATTATTTATCTAGAACCCGAAAAATTCCCCTATATTGTAAATATTTACCGCAATGAAGAAAAAGTCCCTTTGTATGCGTTACTCAATCATGACGATATTATTACCTACACATTTTGAGACAAAATAATGCTCACAAAAGAATCAAAAAAAGATGTTCAATCTGGTATTTCCGAGTGGCGATTAGACCACTTATTCAATAAAATATAAAGAATGAAATATATACTCGTAGCTGCCATGACAAAAAGGAGAGTCATAGGAAAAAATAATCAACTCCCCTGGGATATCCCTGAAGAAATGACTGATTTTCGTGCTTTCACACAATGAAAAACGATTGTCATGGGGCGAAAAACGTATGAGTGACTTGGAAGAATTCTTCCAAAACGACGCAATATTATGCTCACACGAAATCCAGCTTCTGTAAAAATAGGAGACTTCCCTACTCTCAATCAAGATGGAAGATGGTATGTGGACGGAGGTGAAAAATGACAGATAGAAATCTATACCTCCAAGGAAGAATTAGAATTCGCTGTGGTAAATGAGGAAAATGTTTTGATTCTCTGAGGATCTGAGATTTATCAGCTTTTTCTCGATGATCCACGCTCAGAGATACGTCTCTCTGAAATTCATAAGGAATATGATGGCGATGCATATTTCCCAGATTTTCAAGATCTCTACATCGAAATTTCACGAGAAAATAAAGGAGAATTTGATCTCGTCTGGTACACAAGAAAAAAATAATGTATGAACATCTTCACGCCTCGCATAAACCTGAAAAGTCCTACTACAGTGATATCGTTGCTCTCTATTATCGGTGGCATAGCTTTTATGCTCTATCCACCAGTTATCCAATATGGTATGTATGCCTCTCCAGCAACACCGGTACACCATATTCTACAATTTATCCTGTATAGCTTACTCCACTGAGGCATCCTTCATATTCTGAGTAATGTCATTTTCTTCTTATTTATCGGGAGAATCGTAGAAATCACGCATGGAAAATCCTATGCTTGGAGACTCTGGCTCTGGACAACACTTTTCGTAGGAACATGCTTGATGTTTTTGTCTCCAGTTCCAACTATCGGATGAAGCTGATTTGCGATGGCACTTCTCACTATTTATACGCTCGATTTTTATAAGCGTGGTGATCCTGAATACAGATGATGACTTCTTTTGATCGCTCTCAATATTGGTATCGGGCTCTATGGAAGTATCAGTCTTCTCTGACATCTTTCTGGCGCTATTGCAGGTTTTCTCTATGGGATAGTGATAAAAAAATAGCATTTTATTGCAAATAAATACACAATAGGATATACTCTGACTATGAAAAAAAATATATTTCTTTCTCTTCTCTGCGTTTTTGTCCTCAGTAGTTGTGTCTCTCAAAGACCCCTTCCTATACATGCCGTCTCAACGGAAAAAAATTTTTCTGTTATTGTACTCCCAGATACACAAAATGAAGTCCAAAACTTTCCAAAAATTTTTATGAGCCAAATAGATTGGATTCTAGGAAACACAGAAAAACTCAATATCAAAGCTGTGGTACATGTAGGAGACCAGGTCAATGTCGCCAGTGATGAGAAACAATGGAAAACATTTGACGAAGGTATAAAAAAACTCGATGAAAAAAATATGCCAGTATTGCTTGCTCTCGGAAACCACGATCATCCATCAACCCTCTATGACAAGTATTTCCCTATCTCACGATACAATCAAAGGCCATGGTGGGGAGGACAGATGGGGAAAGATACAGATAATAAATATATTCTTTTGACACTCGCATGAGAAAAATATATCTTTATCAGTCTCGATTTTTGTCCAACAAAAGAGGAAATCAAATGGGGCAACGAAACCCTAGCGCGCTATCCTGACCATAAGGCGCTTCTCTCAACGCATGCATTTTTGGATAAAGATGCTGGAAGAAAACCCCATGTCTGCACAGATACTGGCTATATCTGGAATGATTTTGTGAAGCTCCACAAAAATCTTCAACTCGTCGTATCAGGTCATGTCCACGCAGAAAATATGAGAACTGATAAAAATCTCGCAGGTAACGATGTGCATCAAATGCTTGCTGATTTTCAAGAAGAAGATTACGGAGGCAATGGGTGGCTCCGTATCCTACAATTCTCACCCAAAAATAATCGTATTAGTGTCACAACATATTCTCCTTCTCTCAATAAATTTCAAGAAGATACAAACAGTCAATTTCAATTGGAGTATAATTTTTAGGATATCAATCCAGCCCCCCGCATCATCCCAATAATATCTTCTACTGCCTGTTCTACAGTAATATTATTATAATCATAGACGATATCAGACCAGTGTTTAAAAATCTCATAATATTCATCTTCTTCGAGTCTTTCGTCAGGAGTTTCGTTGCTGTCAGATCGTTTTTTGAGACGTGCTAAAAGA from the Candidatus Gracilibacteria bacterium genome contains:
- a CDS encoding ribonuclease HII, which encodes MKQGYIGVDEAGRGAWAGPVVAACVFWSGRCPIRGILQDSKQMSPSEREQTYDTILELAKKKKLFFAVGIILNEIIDTVGIREANRLAMLHALQEIQKTEYKIQNDGIRLMIDGRDNYQFDIPDLPKPEYVIRGDSKIKQIMAASIIAKVTRDRMMREYDLAFSGYGFAQHKGYGTPGHQKALQKLGICKIHRKSYKPIRELSQK
- a CDS encoding HD domain-containing protein, whose amino-acid sequence is MHREKTFFENFHTYVDHYRGYEDRSIDDLFSEIQEGTAYLTKSDKILILQAYEFGKKAHKGQARKTGKPFFTHPLTIVCMMLPYKPDAELIAATLLHDTIEDTTTDMEDIEKISPVVAILVDGATKIGCGGNEEEDIYFTPEQIKFETIRKILSASQRDIRILFLKIFDRFHNMITISGKNPGGQKRIAEETKNIYVPLAKRCGLRSVYHFLQALCMELLEPEKWITLETFLLSREEGMRSESEELQEYLEQQVWSKKIITHSTEFLSPFSISDGEYFQNNGWCATDLVVAEPGDCYAILYDIGHREDPNCIQSGKIANFINNPRFSGYSGLHFEVIFRGSRRMKIRIIPKKTQDSIIAGRTFVELANIYSPVLFRDFDLINEATTSNSEAFMESVTTHIFAKKIPLHSMVKPVFYMPPGLTMLDAIIYLEPEKFPYIVNIYRNEEKVPLYALLNHDDIITYTFGDKIMLTKESKKDVQSGISEWRLDHLFNKI
- a CDS encoding dihydrofolate reductase; amino-acid sequence: MKYILVAAMTKRRVIGKNNQLPWDIPEEMTDFRAFTQGKTIVMGRKTYEGLGRILPKRRNIMLTRNPASVKIGDFPTLNQDGRWYVDGGEKGQIEIYTSKEELEFAVVNEENVLILGGSEIYQLFLDDPRSEIRLSEIHKEYDGDAYFPDFQDLYIEISRENKGEFDLVWYTRKK
- a CDS encoding rhomboid family intramembrane serine protease, coding for MNIFTPRINLKSPTTVISLLSIIGGIAFMLYPPVIQYGMYASPATPVHHILQFILYSLLHGGILHILSNVIFFLFIGRIVEITHGKSYAWRLWLWTTLFVGTCLMFLSPVPTIGGSGFAMALLTIYTLDFYKRGDPEYRGGLLLIALNIGIGLYGSISLLGHLSGAIAGFLYGIVIKK
- a CDS encoding metallophosphoesterase, yielding MKKNIFLSLLCVFVLSSCVSQRPLPIHAVSTEKNFSVIVLPDTQNEVQNFPKIFMSQIDWILGNTEKLNIKAVVHVGDQVNVASDEKQWKTFDEGIKKLDEKNMPVLLALGNHDHPSTLYDKYFPISRYNQRPWWGGQMGKDTDNKYILLTLAGEKYIFISLDFCPTKEEIKWGNETLARYPDHKALLSTHAFLDKDAGRKPHVCTDTGYIWNDFVKLHKNLQLVVSGHVHAENMRTDKNLAGNDVHQMLADFQEEDYGGNGWLRILQFSPKNNRISVTTYSPSLNKFQEDTNSQFQLEYNF